Proteins encoded together in one Neobacillus sp. FSL H8-0543 window:
- a CDS encoding metallophosphoesterase produces MLLAYFFYFQNNLIVTTEYDFSSKKIPKSFGGYKIVQLSDLHSKSFGDNQNDLIEKVNKVNPNLIVFTGDLVDSERYNEGSSLVLMEKLVQIAPVYYITGNHEWWSGKFNSLEGELKNVGVHVMRNTVEELNNGKENIHLIGIDDPANLTESYTEQVISEEAIRNTIKEVKDDGSINILLAHRPELVSLYSKFTIDPVFSGHAHGGQFRIPFVGGLVAPNQGLFPEYTSGKHVVGLTTMIVSRGLGNSIIPIRIFNRPEIAVVTLKRIE; encoded by the coding sequence AAAACAATTTAATCGTAACAACTGAATATGACTTTAGTTCAAAAAAGATTCCAAAAAGCTTTGGTGGATATAAAATAGTGCAGTTGTCTGACCTACACAGTAAATCCTTTGGTGATAACCAAAACGACTTAATTGAAAAGGTGAACAAAGTTAACCCCAATCTAATTGTATTTACCGGGGATTTGGTTGATTCGGAAAGATATAATGAAGGTAGTAGTCTCGTGTTAATGGAAAAACTAGTTCAAATCGCTCCGGTTTATTATATAACAGGAAATCACGAGTGGTGGTCGGGAAAATTTAATTCATTAGAGGGTGAATTAAAAAATGTAGGTGTGCATGTTATGCGGAATACAGTTGAGGAACTAAACAACGGAAAAGAAAATATTCATCTTATAGGAATTGATGACCCTGCAAATTTAACTGAATCTTACACTGAGCAAGTGATATCAGAAGAAGCTATAAGGAATACAATTAAAGAAGTTAAAGATGATGGAAGTATTAATATATTATTAGCGCATAGACCTGAATTAGTATCTTTGTATTCAAAATTTACTATCGATCCCGTTTTCTCTGGTCATGCCCATGGCGGGCAGTTCAGAATCCCCTTTGTAGGGGGATTAGTTGCACCAAATCAAGGACTGTTCCCAGAATATACTTCTGGAAAACACGTTGTAGGTCTAACAACAATGATTGTAAGTAGAGGTCTTGGTAATAGTATAATTCCTATAAGGATTTTTAATCGTCCAGAAATCGCTGTTGTGACATTGAAAAGAATAGAGTAA
- a CDS encoding PAS domain-containing protein, protein MSKEKLSDLISPEAVINFETGAIKASTLDSIINLLPFEMGFCDANDIFRWYSNNPNRVHGRRKEAIGLPVLELHPKVAHHVEKLLNDFRSGARDEWEFWFPKRHGETGQIYQKFMAVRDENGKYLGCMDVTVNIDLFQGKEGKNTPETIDEFIAVKPE, encoded by the coding sequence ATGTCTAAAGAAAAATTGTCTGATTTAATTAGTCCTGAAGCTGTAATTAATTTTGAAACTGGAGCGATTAAAGCAAGCACTTTAGATTCAATCATCAATCTTTTGCCATTTGAAATGGGCTTTTGCGATGCCAACGATATTTTCCGCTGGTATTCAAATAATCCAAACCGCGTGCATGGTCGTCGTAAAGAAGCAATTGGTCTCCCTGTGCTTGAGCTTCACCCAAAAGTGGCTCACCACGTTGAAAAATTGTTGAATGATTTCCGTTCAGGAGCACGTGACGAATGGGAATTTTGGTTCCCAAAACGCCATGGTGAGACCGGTCAAATTTACCAAAAATTCATGGCAGTACGTGATGAAAATGGAAAATACCTTGGCTGTATGGATGTGACCGTTAATATCGACCTTTTCCAAGGAAAAGAAGGTAAAAACACTCCTGAAACGATTGACGAATTTATTGCTGTTAAGCCTGAATAA